A stretch of Clostridia bacterium DNA encodes these proteins:
- the gcvPB gene encoding aminomethyl-transferring glycine dehydrogenase subunit GcvPB — protein MSKPYVRTNFHEARWDEPMIYELSTPGTRGILVPEVEDEIVEAVGDVAAALPDSVKRSAPLLLPEVDQKHVLAHYIHLTQEAMGSNLSNDLSEGTCTMKYNPRLSEAMALNPNFAEVHPEQPDSTIQGTLELFYKFEQIMKEVSGMDRFSFQPGGGNHAVYCGASVMRAYHASRKDDKRDTIITTIFSHPCDAAAPNTAGYKVVTLYPDEKGIPDYEALKKAVDEIGDHLAGIFMTNPEDIGIYNPNIDKFVEKVHSVGGLVYYDQANANAFLGVVRAREAGVDMCHFNVHKTFGTPHGGEGPANGALGVREFLTKFLPLPTIEFDGDKYYRDYDRPESFGKLREYIGTAGVIMRAYSWAMMHGAEGLRMCANISVLNNNYLEKKLLSIKGLGEAFLGNGITRQEQCRYSWEELKKDTGIGTDDINKRINDYGIPWYWASHHPWVIPEPMTLEPCETYSKCDLEEYFMTLKVVADEAYENPEVVLSAPHKSASHDLANPEDLDDPAKWAITWRAFLKKHGDKYLKVK, from the coding sequence ATGAGTAAACCATATGTAAGAACGAATTTCCACGAAGCTCGCTGGGATGAACCGATGATATATGAGCTTTCTACTCCAGGTACGAGAGGCATATTAGTTCCTGAAGTTGAGGATGAAATCGTTGAAGCTGTTGGCGATGTTGCTGCAGCGTTACCTGACAGTGTAAAAAGAAGTGCACCTCTTCTTTTACCGGAAGTAGACCAAAAACATGTTTTGGCTCACTACATCCATCTGACTCAGGAAGCAATGGGTTCCAACTTAAGTAATGACTTAAGTGAAGGAACCTGCACAATGAAATACAATCCACGTTTAAGCGAAGCAATGGCTCTTAATCCTAACTTTGCAGAGGTACACCCAGAACAGCCTGATAGCACCATTCAAGGTACTTTGGAATTGTTCTATAAATTTGAACAAATCATGAAGGAAGTTTCAGGGATGGATCGTTTTAGTTTCCAACCTGGTGGTGGTAACCATGCTGTATACTGTGGTGCATCCGTAATGCGTGCCTACCATGCTTCTAGAAAAGATGACAAGAGAGACACCATTATCACTACAATCTTTTCACATCCATGTGATGCTGCAGCTCCAAATACAGCTGGTTATAAAGTTGTTACCTTGTATCCGGATGAAAAAGGTATTCCTGATTATGAAGCTTTGAAGAAAGCTGTTGATGAAATTGGTGATCACTTAGCTGGTATCTTTATGACAAACCCTGAAGATATTGGTATTTACAATCCTAATATCGACAAGTTTGTTGAAAAAGTTCACTCCGTAGGTGGTTTAGTCTACTACGACCAAGCCAATGCCAATGCCTTCCTTGGCGTGGTTAGAGCAAGAGAAGCAGGCGTAGATATGTGCCACTTCAATGTACATAAAACGTTTGGTACTCCACACGGTGGTGAGGGTCCAGCAAACGGAGCTCTTGGCGTTCGCGAATTTTTGACTAAATTCTTACCACTACCGACTATTGAATTTGACGGAGACAAATATTACAGAGATTACGATAGACCAGAAAGTTTCGGTAAACTTAGAGAGTATATTGGTACTGCTGGCGTAATCATGAGAGCATATAGTTGGGCTATGATGCATGGCGCAGAAGGTTTACGCATGTGTGCAAATATTTCTGTATTGAACAATAACTACCTTGAGAAGAAACTCCTTTCCATCAAGGGTCTTGGAGAAGCATTCCTCGGAAACGGCATTACCAGACAAGAACAATGCCGTTACAGTTGGGAAGAGCTTAAAAAAGATACTGGTATTGGTACAGATGATATTAACAAACGAATCAATGACTACGGAATTCCTTGGTATTGGGCTTCTCACCACCCATGGGTTATTCCAGAGCCTATGACATTGGAACCATGCGAAACGTATAGCAAGTGTGATTTGGAAGAATACTTTATGACCTTGAAAGTGGTTGCAGATGAAGCCTATGAAAATCCAGAAGTAGTACTTTCTGCTCCGCATAAGAGCGCATCTCACGACCTTGCTAATCCAGAAGACCTGGATGATCCAGCAAAATGGGCAATTACGTGGAGAGCATTCTTGAAAAAACACGGCGATAAATATCTAAAAGTAAAATAG
- a CDS encoding ATP-NAD kinase family protein, translating into MLAKKIGIIVNPVAGIGGRVGLKGSDGEAILAKALELGAKPECPNKAVVAISQFKDFTTEPLEIYTYPKEMGEDEVRAAGLEPIVIGEIDSGHTTPEDTIRAAKEIFDIGVDLILFAGGDGTARNILDAVGEKTAVLGIPAGCKIHSAVYAINPKTAGKLVMEFLEGKVQDVKEAEVMDIDEDAFREGILRARLYGYMRVPNEKRMVQNLKSGRGYGEEAALDLVARYIAFNLEKDVLYIMGTGSTVRGVMNKLELPNTLLGVDLVYNNEVLANDVNETEILSYLEKYDSARIIITVIGGQGYLFGRGNQQLSPKVIRKVGLDNIRIIATKNKMFSLFAQPLLVDTGDEKLNEELSGYARVTVGYGESVMFKVHS; encoded by the coding sequence ATTTTGGCTAAAAAAATAGGAATTATTGTTAATCCAGTAGCTGGAATAGGTGGAAGAGTTGGTCTTAAGGGATCTGACGGTGAAGCCATTTTAGCCAAAGCTCTGGAGCTGGGCGCAAAACCTGAATGCCCGAATAAAGCGGTTGTGGCAATCAGCCAGTTCAAGGATTTCACAACCGAACCATTGGAAATATATACCTATCCCAAAGAAATGGGGGAAGATGAGGTTCGAGCTGCAGGCTTAGAACCGATTGTTATTGGTGAAATTGATTCTGGACACACTACTCCGGAGGATACTATCCGAGCAGCAAAAGAAATCTTCGATATAGGCGTAGACCTTATTCTGTTTGCTGGTGGCGATGGTACCGCTAGAAATATACTAGATGCTGTTGGAGAAAAAACTGCAGTACTCGGTATTCCCGCGGGATGTAAAATTCACTCTGCTGTATACGCAATAAATCCCAAAACGGCTGGAAAGCTTGTAATGGAGTTTCTAGAAGGCAAGGTTCAAGATGTTAAAGAAGCTGAAGTAATGGACATCGATGAAGATGCTTTTCGTGAAGGAATATTACGAGCTAGGCTTTATGGTTATATGAGAGTCCCCAATGAAAAAAGGATGGTTCAAAACCTGAAAAGTGGACGCGGATATGGTGAGGAAGCAGCACTAGATTTGGTTGCACGCTACATTGCTTTCAATCTGGAAAAAGATGTTTTATATATCATGGGAACAGGTTCGACTGTTAGAGGCGTCATGAACAAACTAGAGCTTCCTAACACCTTGCTAGGTGTAGACCTTGTATACAATAATGAGGTTTTGGCTAATGACGTTAATGAAACTGAAATACTATCTTATTTGGAAAAGTATGATTCAGCACGAATCATAATAACCGTGATTGGCGGACAAGGCTACCTATTTGGTAGAGGAAATCAGCAACTGAGTCCGAAAGTAATCAGGAAAGTCGGATTGGATAACATAAGAATAATTGCCACAAAGAACAAAATGTTTTCACTATTCGCTCAACCACTTTTAGTTGACACAGGCGACGAGAAACTAAATGAAGAACTGAGTGGATATGCAAGAGTGACTGTTGGTTATGGTGAGTCTGTAATGTTTAAAGTGCATTCTTAG
- a CDS encoding APC family permease — MSDNLGTNPGAGTRMEGAGKLKKSLRLLYVYALATGAILTFIGYWDGIFLTGAGPATFLSFFLMTLMVLPVAFVYCELTAMFPNTGAELVFNTIGLNKYWGFLSAWAIMAAWIAVPPAAVMGILEWINYAFRLEMNFSTIVTIATIVLILYTALSLSDINLSGQIQTFMLFSALFGVTLTGIIFLFSGHWSFANFTPFFQSAHAGGGSAGTGGIAGWIIGTALIVTPFFGFETVPQLVEEGDFPIKDTSKAILGSVLTCGALYVFFFFALAGMGDWATLTEAGTNAPFVAIKVIESTLGWYGYSIFFGVTAVLFTIGTCILGFWISTVRLMYAMGRQGFLPKVFSKVNKHQQPIVPNLVVLGLSLGAIFIMNAGTYLEDFFTVMALSVAIAYTITMFSSTRIAINHPEWDRPYILKGGQGFRWFAFFIAIGIAILCAIGLPIGAWISWGWYMGIGVLLIAFMAAFRWKKEPVWMVTPDGEKEF, encoded by the coding sequence ATGTCAGATAATCTCGGAACGAATCCAGGCGCTGGAACACGTATGGAAGGTGCCGGTAAACTGAAGAAAAGTCTGAGACTGCTCTATGTGTATGCATTGGCAACGGGAGCAATTCTAACGTTTATCGGATATTGGGATGGCATTTTCTTGACGGGTGCTGGTCCTGCAACATTTTTATCATTTTTCCTAATGACCTTAATGGTATTACCTGTAGCGTTTGTTTATTGTGAATTAACAGCTATGTTTCCGAATACAGGTGCCGAACTCGTTTTTAATACGATCGGTTTAAACAAATACTGGGGTTTCCTATCTGCTTGGGCAATTATGGCAGCCTGGATTGCAGTGCCCCCTGCAGCTGTAATGGGCATTCTAGAGTGGATAAACTATGCATTTCGCTTGGAAATGAACTTTAGCACAATTGTCACAATCGCAACCATAGTACTTATACTTTATACGGCATTGAGCTTGAGTGACATTAATTTATCTGGACAAATCCAAACGTTCATGTTGTTCTCAGCATTGTTTGGTGTTACATTAACAGGAATCATTTTCCTATTTTCCGGACATTGGAGTTTTGCCAACTTTACACCGTTCTTCCAATCAGCACATGCTGGTGGCGGAAGTGCAGGAACTGGTGGTATTGCCGGCTGGATTATTGGAACTGCCCTGATCGTAACTCCATTTTTCGGCTTTGAAACTGTACCTCAACTGGTTGAAGAAGGGGACTTCCCAATTAAAGATACCAGTAAAGCAATCTTGGGTTCTGTATTAACTTGCGGTGCTTTATATGTATTCTTCTTCTTTGCATTGGCAGGTATGGGAGATTGGGCTACTTTAACTGAAGCTGGAACCAACGCTCCATTCGTAGCCATAAAAGTTATTGAGAGTACCTTAGGCTGGTATGGATATTCCATATTCTTTGGAGTTACAGCTGTATTGTTCACGATAGGTACCTGTATCCTTGGATTCTGGATTTCCACAGTACGTTTGATGTACGCTATGGGAAGACAAGGTTTCTTGCCAAAAGTTTTCTCCAAAGTTAACAAACATCAACAACCTATCGTTCCAAACTTAGTAGTACTAGGACTTTCACTAGGTGCAATCTTCATTATGAATGCTGGTACTTATTTGGAAGACTTTTTCACAGTAATGGCCTTGTCCGTTGCAATTGCTTATACGATTACAATGTTCTCCTCAACAAGAATTGCAATCAATCATCCTGAATGGGACCGGCCTTACATTTTAAAAGGTGGTCAAGGATTCAGATGGTTTGCCTTTTTTATTGCTATCGGCATTGCAATCCTATGTGCTATTGGTCTTCCAATCGGTGCATGGATTAGCTGGGGCTGGTACATGGGCATTGGCGTATTGCTAATTGCTTTTATGGCCGCTTTCCGTTGGAAAAAAGAACCAGTATGGATGGTAACACCTGACGGCGAAAAAGAATTTTAA
- a CDS encoding MFS transporter, giving the protein MKEKSHRFLIVTVMFLGLMMQNILWFAPAPFLSLIVEELGMNMAQAGLSMSIIGLITAISGLFLGGFFINVGIKKTFSMALILMSIGSFMNLIVNGFWALLLARILIGIGFGFCLPVAGTVIMTYFTQEERPYLNTVNSLLPYLATAMTFILTIPVFKLLGSWRMTLALPGVFSLGALLLWLKYYFDQTEAMQVEERLNRNILRELIKNREVVLLTIADICDMWSFQFVTTYMATFFYTEALLSLEKSSYLMSIFPIAGIIAGLSCGIAMSKIGLRKPFTWPLHLTIFIGTTMALYLTGFGRMFGIFLSGFGNAGWAPALFTMPMEFDDMTPEKVGAVYALMLSGGFLAAFVSPFLGGYLTKFMSLRTVLFLFSMPSLLAAFVTWNMKETGRKRSVAEMRYR; this is encoded by the coding sequence ATGAAAGAGAAGAGCCACAGATTCTTGATTGTTACCGTCATGTTTTTAGGACTTATGATGCAAAATATTCTTTGGTTTGCGCCGGCACCGTTCTTATCTTTAATAGTTGAGGAGTTGGGCATGAATATGGCCCAGGCTGGTCTAAGCATGTCAATAATTGGTCTAATTACAGCCATCTCGGGCCTTTTTTTAGGAGGATTCTTCATAAACGTTGGTATCAAGAAAACTTTCAGCATGGCCTTAATTCTGATGTCCATAGGTTCTTTTATGAATCTGATTGTGAATGGCTTTTGGGCCCTCTTACTGGCTAGAATATTGATAGGGATAGGTTTTGGGTTTTGCCTGCCAGTTGCGGGTACGGTGATTATGACTTATTTTACCCAGGAAGAAAGACCTTACTTAAACACGGTAAATTCACTTCTCCCGTACTTAGCAACGGCCATGACTTTTATTTTGACTATTCCGGTATTCAAATTGCTCGGGTCCTGGCGGATGACTCTAGCGCTACCAGGTGTATTTTCTTTAGGAGCACTATTATTGTGGCTTAAGTATTATTTTGATCAAACCGAAGCAATGCAAGTAGAGGAACGACTAAATCGCAATATTTTGAGGGAACTTATCAAGAACCGAGAAGTAGTTCTGCTTACCATTGCCGATATCTGTGATATGTGGAGTTTTCAGTTTGTTACAACCTATATGGCGACATTTTTCTACACAGAAGCATTGCTTTCTCTAGAAAAATCATCATATCTGATGTCCATATTTCCAATTGCAGGAATCATTGCCGGGCTCTCCTGTGGCATTGCAATGAGCAAAATCGGGCTCAGAAAACCCTTCACTTGGCCATTGCATCTGACCATATTTATTGGCACTACTATGGCCTTGTATTTAACAGGATTTGGCCGGATGTTCGGAATATTCTTGTCAGGATTTGGTAATGCTGGTTGGGCTCCTGCTCTATTTACCATGCCCATGGAATTTGACGATATGACTCCTGAAAAGGTAGGGGCAGTGTATGCACTAATGCTTTCTGGTGGATTTCTAGCAGCTTTTGTTTCCCCTTTTTTAGGAGGATATCTAACAAAATTTATGTCGCTGAGAACAGTATTATTTCTGTTTTCAATGCCTTCGTTACTGGCTGCCTTCGTTACTTGGAATATGAAGGAAACTGGAAGAAAACGGTCAGTAGCCGAGATGCGTTATCGATGA
- a CDS encoding TIGR01440 family protein, which yields MDNDFERSIVADTTKLVQELIEVSALSAGDLLVIGCSTSEIDGSRIGKKSVPEYGKIIIEAVMPLIKKHGIHLATQCCEHLNRALVVEAEYAASRELERVTVVPHPKAGGSLSSAYYRYLKNPAMVETIAADAGIDIGDTLIGMHLKRVAIPLRLSVKSIGAAHVTAAKTRPKLIGGERAKYDI from the coding sequence ATGGATAACGATTTTGAAAGAAGTATTGTAGCTGATACCACTAAGTTGGTGCAAGAATTAATCGAGGTAAGCGCTCTATCGGCGGGGGATCTCTTGGTGATTGGATGTAGCACAAGTGAGATTGACGGCTCAAGAATTGGAAAAAAATCTGTCCCTGAGTACGGGAAAATCATCATCGAAGCGGTCATGCCATTAATCAAGAAACATGGAATACATTTGGCGACCCAGTGTTGTGAACATTTGAATAGAGCCTTGGTGGTCGAAGCAGAGTATGCAGCCTCTAGGGAATTAGAGCGAGTTACTGTAGTTCCACACCCAAAGGCAGGTGGATCATTAAGCAGTGCCTATTATCGGTATCTCAAGAACCCTGCTATGGTGGAAACGATTGCGGCTGATGCTGGAATAGACATTGGAGATACCTTGATTGGAATGCATCTAAAAAGAGTAGCGATTCCGTTGCGTTTGTCGGTTAAAAGTATCGGTGCGGCACATGTGACTGCAGCTAAAACGAGACCAAAACTGATTGGCGGAGAACGGGCAAAATATGATATATGA
- a CDS encoding SDR family oxidoreductase, with amino-acid sequence MERLKGKVAIISGGALGIGEADSLLFAREGAKVIIGDINVEAGEALAAKITDEGYIASFCHLDVSKEESWLKLFSFCKEKYGKINVLVNNAGVSLGKDIEETTLEDWNWLMGINSTGVFLGTKYAIENMKDNGENCSIVNRSSIDGQVGEAGLAAYCASKGSVTILTKSAALACGEKGYKIRINSVHPGYVHTSLTEKEAADSGLTKDEYFAKVGKMHPIGYIGRPIDIAYADLFLASDESIFSTGSEITVDGGWTAQ; translated from the coding sequence ATGGAAAGACTGAAGGGTAAAGTTGCAATCATATCAGGTGGAGCATTGGGTATTGGTGAGGCAGACAGTCTGCTGTTTGCAAGAGAAGGTGCAAAGGTAATTATTGGTGATATAAACGTAGAAGCCGGAGAAGCACTAGCTGCAAAAATCACAGACGAGGGTTATATCGCCAGCTTCTGTCATTTAGATGTTTCCAAGGAAGAGTCTTGGTTAAAACTATTCTCTTTTTGCAAAGAAAAGTATGGAAAGATAAATGTACTCGTGAACAACGCTGGTGTTTCCTTGGGGAAAGATATTGAAGAAACAACCTTGGAAGATTGGAACTGGCTTATGGGAATTAATTCAACAGGTGTCTTTTTAGGAACCAAATATGCCATTGAAAATATGAAAGACAATGGAGAAAATTGTTCTATTGTTAACCGTTCTTCAATTGATGGACAAGTGGGAGAAGCTGGCTTAGCAGCGTACTGTGCTTCTAAAGGTTCAGTTACGATTCTAACTAAATCTGCTGCACTTGCTTGTGGCGAAAAAGGATACAAAATCCGGATTAATTCAGTACACCCAGGTTATGTACATACATCTTTAACTGAAAAAGAAGCAGCAGATTCTGGCCTAACCAAAGATGAGTATTTTGCAAAGGTTGGAAAAATGCATCCTATCGGTTATATTGGTAGACCAATAGACATAGCCTATGCTGACTTATTTCTTGCGTCAGATGAATCCATATTTAGTACAGGATCAGAAATTACGGTAGATGGTGGTTGGACTGCTCAGTAG
- a CDS encoding flavodoxin family protein: MKITAIVGSQRIGNCITAAEILLKGAEEEGAETKLIYLGDKSIARCQGECHRQCHPVDKEGKPAFGGWHHCTRKDDAADVLQTMVESDVLVMLSPVLFGNMSSLLKTLMERTNALCSFDQDKDYSFLAGKYGAAICVGGARHGGQERVLADIMHYYLVTQMIPVGLGEYQAPQGLALLADRPEDVKNDLWLDYGIKKAGAEKYLRYYGQKLARLRCAF, from the coding sequence ATGAAAATTACAGCGATTGTGGGGAGCCAAAGAATCGGTAATTGCATTACAGCGGCTGAAATTTTGTTGAAAGGTGCCGAAGAAGAAGGGGCTGAAACAAAATTGATTTATCTAGGCGATAAATCCATTGCACGTTGCCAAGGAGAATGTCATAGGCAATGCCATCCTGTAGATAAGGAGGGAAAACCAGCGTTCGGTGGTTGGCACCATTGTACGAGAAAGGATGACGCTGCAGATGTATTGCAGACCATGGTGGAATCAGATGTATTGGTCATGCTTTCACCTGTATTGTTCGGTAATATGAGTTCACTGCTAAAGACATTAATGGAGCGAACCAATGCATTATGCTCCTTTGACCAAGATAAGGATTATTCCTTCTTGGCTGGGAAATATGGTGCTGCAATATGTGTTGGAGGTGCAAGGCATGGGGGGCAGGAACGAGTTCTGGCTGATATTATGCATTACTATTTGGTGACTCAGATGATTCCGGTAGGATTAGGAGAGTATCAGGCACCGCAAGGGCTAGCATTACTAGCAGACCGGCCTGAGGACGTAAAAAATGATTTATGGTTGGATTATGGCATAAAAAAGGCAGGAGCGGAAAAATATTTGAGATATTATGGCCAAAAATTGGCAAGACTAAGATGTGCTTTTTAG
- a CDS encoding HAMP domain-containing protein produces MRRSRLSVKLISIVLILMLIPVLTTLLLYRYNMSIVEKDTVEKMFRERYAIYDQVFDHVEVAYDEYLGIDYLSAGVKQSLDRYNAHLRVVRKDGILLFDSKYPTEVRNSLNMEYELKLISEQGNLFSTNGKYIRPINEGNEVVAYAIIVDDPKEIEDSIYSEMADFYMHPFYYGSVILLLSTILLLIVIYREILKPVKALRVSTRRIAEGQLDFEMSCETNNELGDLCDDFNLMKNSLMSSIQSRLKEKEHNRIYVKNVYDDLVETLDQNDLSEDTESDPNEQLENIRKQIRELLEDLSLYTQGKVTRIRLKSEIVSSYKIIEQLKSSREQNKRDKKNIFLLEPYENSMLYIDRKKTIKLLDGLITRMDEFTGDQTKIYVETVSDLLDYTKLQFKVYWAKPMVIEEFTVEDFVNNVYRKNSTPIRKNLVEALLLLEEILEESSGDMEVLQGDKVTGFILRVPRYTPGIQ; encoded by the coding sequence GTGCGGAGAAGTAGACTGAGTGTTAAACTTATTTCCATAGTACTAATACTAATGCTTATACCCGTTCTTACTACTTTGCTTCTATATCGCTACAACATGAGCATAGTGGAAAAGGACACGGTCGAGAAGATGTTCCGTGAGCGATATGCAATATATGATCAGGTTTTCGATCATGTAGAAGTAGCCTATGATGAATATCTAGGAATCGATTATCTTAGTGCCGGCGTAAAGCAATCGTTAGACCGATATAATGCGCATTTGAGAGTGGTTCGAAAAGACGGGATATTGCTCTTTGATTCCAAATATCCAACAGAAGTTCGCAATAGCCTAAATATGGAGTATGAGCTTAAGCTGATTTCAGAACAAGGTAATTTGTTTTCTACAAATGGGAAATATATTAGGCCTATAAATGAGGGCAATGAAGTTGTAGCATATGCCATTATTGTGGATGACCCCAAAGAGATAGAAGATAGCATTTACAGTGAAATGGCTGATTTTTATATGCATCCATTTTACTATGGCTCAGTGATTTTATTATTGTCGACGATCTTATTGTTGATTGTAATTTATCGGGAAATCCTAAAGCCTGTAAAAGCATTGAGGGTTTCTACTAGACGTATTGCTGAGGGACAGCTCGATTTTGAAATGAGTTGCGAGACGAACAATGAGCTGGGTGATCTTTGCGATGACTTTAATCTTATGAAGAATAGCCTGATGTCTTCAATCCAGAGTCGTTTAAAGGAAAAGGAGCACAACCGAATATATGTAAAGAATGTATATGATGATTTAGTGGAGACACTAGATCAGAACGATTTGTCGGAAGATACGGAATCAGATCCTAATGAGCAACTAGAAAATATTCGAAAGCAAATTAGAGAGCTTTTAGAAGATCTCAGCTTGTACACGCAAGGTAAGGTAACTAGGATACGACTAAAAAGTGAAATTGTGTCAAGCTACAAGATTATCGAACAATTGAAAAGCAGTAGGGAACAGAACAAGCGAGATAAAAAAAACATATTTTTGTTAGAACCGTATGAAAATTCTATGTTATATATTGACCGCAAAAAAACGATCAAGCTTTTAGATGGTCTTATAACTAGGATGGATGAATTTACTGGTGATCAAACAAAAATATATGTTGAAACTGTATCCGACTTGCTGGACTATACCAAACTACAGTTCAAGGTTTATTGGGCCAAACCCATGGTGATTGAGGAGTTTACTGTAGAGGATTTTGTGAACAATGTGTATCGGAAGAATTCCACACCAATTAGGAAGAATTTGGTAGAGGCGCTTCTCTTGCTAGAGGAAATATTGGAAGAATCATCGGGAGATATGGAAGTATTACAGGGAGATAAGGTTACAGGATTCATTTTACGTGTGCCACGGTATACACCGGGCATTCAGTAA
- a CDS encoding polysaccharide deacetylase family protein, with the protein MKNKTSIIILLLVLFVMAGCGNKEVAIGEGDLNETPAEEAIIEREIPEEAQEPIPIDPKELIDLSLMPNELGKIMVLMYHNIDEVEQDWVRTPDNFRKDLNNLYEQGYRPLSLTDFATGNITTEQGYTPVIITFDDAQENNMRYLEDGTVDPDCAVGILVAFHEMHPDFPLEVTFFADGPSAFGSSDEEIAKINYIIEQGMDIGNHTQNHVNFKDADAEKIQKEIGGQAQNLESLIDAETYKVNTLALPYGSRPRADELEIYLQKGSYEGVSYENLAILNVGSNPAYSPFDERFDALHLPRVRASEMNVDNVGMYSYLEYFINHPEAKFISDGNAQIITVPEGSENVVSNGKEIYFYEPEVSSEE; encoded by the coding sequence ATGAAAAACAAAACAAGTATCATCATTTTATTACTGGTGCTGTTCGTTATGGCAGGTTGTGGTAACAAGGAAGTTGCGATTGGTGAAGGAGATTTAAACGAAACGCCAGCCGAAGAAGCAATTATCGAACGGGAAATACCAGAGGAAGCACAAGAACCCATACCTATTGACCCGAAAGAACTAATCGACCTTTCTCTTATGCCGAATGAACTAGGTAAGATTATGGTACTTATGTATCATAATATTGATGAGGTAGAACAAGATTGGGTTAGAACACCAGATAATTTCAGGAAGGATCTGAATAATCTGTATGAGCAGGGGTATAGACCACTTAGCTTGACTGATTTTGCTACGGGAAATATTACGACTGAACAAGGATATACGCCGGTGATTATAACATTTGATGATGCGCAAGAAAATAATATGCGCTATCTAGAAGATGGCACGGTGGATCCAGACTGTGCGGTAGGTATTCTTGTTGCATTCCACGAAATGCATCCTGATTTTCCATTAGAAGTAACCTTTTTTGCCGATGGACCTAGTGCCTTTGGATCAAGTGATGAGGAGATAGCTAAGATTAATTATATTATTGAACAAGGAATGGATATCGGCAATCATACGCAGAACCATGTCAATTTTAAGGATGCAGATGCAGAAAAAATTCAAAAGGAAATTGGCGGACAAGCTCAAAACCTCGAATCTTTAATCGACGCCGAAACATATAAGGTTAACACACTAGCTCTTCCTTATGGCTCAAGACCACGTGCTGACGAACTTGAAATTTACTTGCAAAAAGGCAGTTACGAGGGCGTCTCTTATGAAAACTTGGCAATCTTGAATGTGGGAAGCAATCCAGCATACTCTCCATTTGATGAGCGTTTTGATGCACTGCATCTACCTCGAGTTCGAGCTAGCGAAATGAATGTGGATAACGTAGGTATGTATTCCTACCTAGAGTATTTTATAAACCACCCAGAGGCAAAGTTTATAAGTGATGGCAATGCCCAAATTATAACTGTTCCAGAAGGAAGCGAAAACGTAGTCAGTAATGGCAAGGAGATTTATTTCTACGAACCAGAAGTATCAAGCGAGGAATAA
- a CDS encoding aminotransferase class IV produces the protein MKAIFNKMYLDGSFIDTDKELSEEKSATYDVMRIIGGKPLFLDAHIDRVNRSLAKMGYDKVVDLPNVLFDLIKVNGDETVSCNVKILAGGDYRLAMGFVESVYPNQSDYQDGVRLTAARIERSNPEVKVWHDDYKERIKELVAEKQVFEVLLINGEDLVTEGSKSNIFFIKDKTVLTPETNVLPGITRRYAELAIENAGFELSKSRISQADLENMDAAFLTGTSLHILPICCIDSFKYDSKNQVLRACMQAFSQVVNKDLSIY, from the coding sequence ATGAAAGCAATTTTTAACAAAATGTATCTAGATGGTAGTTTTATCGACACAGATAAAGAGTTGTCGGAGGAAAAATCTGCGACCTACGATGTCATGAGAATCATTGGTGGCAAACCATTATTTTTAGATGCCCATATCGATAGGGTGAACCGTAGCCTTGCTAAAATGGGTTATGATAAGGTAGTGGACCTGCCAAACGTATTGTTTGATTTGATTAAGGTCAATGGGGATGAGACAGTTAGCTGTAATGTGAAGATACTTGCAGGTGGCGATTATCGTCTTGCAATGGGGTTTGTAGAAAGTGTGTATCCAAACCAATCAGACTACCAAGATGGTGTTCGGCTTACAGCAGCTCGTATAGAGCGTTCTAATCCCGAGGTTAAGGTATGGCATGACGATTACAAAGAGCGAATCAAGGAATTGGTAGCAGAGAAACAAGTATTTGAAGTCCTTCTTATTAATGGTGAGGACTTGGTGACAGAAGGCTCAAAATCCAATATATTTTTCATTAAGGATAAAACAGTTCTGACACCGGAGACGAATGTGTTGCCTGGTATTACCAGGCGCTATGCAGAATTAGCGATCGAGAATGCAGGATTTGAGTTAAGTAAAAGCAGGATAAGCCAGGCCGATTTGGAAAATATGGATGCAGCTTTTTTAACAGGCACATCGTTGCATATTCTTCCAATCTGCTGTATAGATTCATTCAAATACGACTCAAAAAACCAAGTTTTACGAGCTTGCATGCAAGCTTTCAGCCAGGTAGTCAACAAAGACCTGTCAATATATTAA